One part of the Thermococcus litoralis DSM 5473 genome encodes these proteins:
- the hepT gene encoding type VII toxin-antitoxin system HepT family RNase toxin, producing the protein MRRRRYLEKLERLEEEYEFIKSHEMKDEVTKRALLYSLQICVEIAMDIVAMLTRDMGIVVEDDYTNIERLRKEEVLTDEEAQLLKKYNGLRNAIVHRYDHLNLEIVKEGLKRIDELYEIVIKLVNTYEKIEES; encoded by the coding sequence ATGAGAAGGCGAAGATACTTAGAAAAGCTTGAAAGACTTGAGGAGGAATATGAGTTTATAAAATCCCACGAGATGAAAGATGAAGTTACTAAACGGGCTCTCCTATATTCTCTTCAGATATGTGTGGAAATAGCCATGGATATCGTGGCAATGCTCACCCGGGATATGGGCATAGTGGTAGAAGACGATTATACAAACATCGAAAGACTCAGAAAGGAGGAGGTTCTCACGGATGAAGAAGCTCAGCTTCTGAAAAAGTATAATGGGCTTAGAAACGCAATAGTTCATCGTTATGATCATTTAAATCTTGAAATTGTTAAAGAAGGACTTAAAAGGATAGATGAACTCTATGAGATTGTTATCAAGCTCGTTAATACATATGAAAAAATTGAAGAGAGTTAG
- a CDS encoding MogA/MoaB family molybdenum cofactor biosynthesis protein — protein MGVEEHKAKAPKKFKFAVITVSDTASLGKREDLSGYYIIEELKKEGNENVYYAVVPDEKLKIIKAVIEALEKADVVITTGGTGITRRDVTIEALRPLFDKELVGFGEIFRLKSYEEVGTAAVLSRATAGIIRDKESKVVFCLPGSLNAVKTALEIIKKEAYHILKHARE, from the coding sequence ATGGGAGTTGAAGAGCACAAAGCCAAAGCACCCAAAAAGTTCAAGTTCGCCGTTATAACCGTCAGCGACACGGCAAGTCTTGGAAAGAGGGAAGATCTAAGCGGTTATTATATCATTGAGGAGCTAAAAAAGGAAGGAAATGAAAACGTTTACTATGCGGTTGTACCAGATGAGAAGCTCAAGATAATAAAGGCTGTAATTGAAGCCCTCGAAAAGGCGGATGTTGTCATTACCACCGGGGGAACCGGAATCACAAGGAGAGACGTGACGATTGAAGCCTTAAGACCCCTCTTTGATAAAGAGCTCGTTGGCTTTGGGGAAATCTTCAGGCTAAAAAGCTACGAGGAAGTTGGAACTGCAGCGGTTCTAAGCAGGGCAACAGCCGGAATAATAAGAGACAAGGAGAGCAAAGTTGTCTTCTGCCTGCCTGGAAGCTTAAACGCAGTGAAAACAGCACTTGAAATTATCAAAAAGGAAGCCTATCACATACTCAAGCATGCGAGGGAGTGA
- the trm10 gene encoding tRNA (guanine(9)-/adenine(9)-N1)-methyltransferase, protein MKKLSDVFKELLREKDIDKVGSLSRRVPKRSSEKPLQEIALALLEEKGVIVKVREPTTIAWDLEGKPTRGALFAYIPLSSSHLEKFEIIITDKDLKEKLSQLSYPYFIIDLMHWEKHTEKEKKKVALQASQSYGVIRDYLWGERLALTWVNEEFKEMANFPLDKITAYEGPTWEFLREKGIEKVVLLDPWAEKDLSKEDFSAGAFIIGGIVDTGGTKKKTTPKIGEELEKRGIKVLRRKISLKGDIIGVPDRINLILEILLKMVVEDKPMDDAVLEVQSPLHAKWRLRKELPKHKKRFLIDGKKFLVVEKELFDEYSKWLNIRWEDFVQVLRELGFVALERKRIQHLNKISTPRLINGKLYRVILLKKAMMLCYNC, encoded by the coding sequence ATGAAAAAGCTCAGTGACGTTTTCAAGGAACTTCTAAGGGAGAAGGACATAGATAAAGTCGGGAGCCTCTCTAGAAGAGTCCCTAAAAGGTCTTCAGAAAAACCGCTCCAAGAAATTGCCCTAGCCCTTCTTGAAGAAAAAGGGGTAATCGTAAAAGTAAGGGAGCCCACGACAATAGCATGGGACTTGGAAGGGAAGCCCACAAGAGGAGCGCTTTTTGCATACATACCTCTGAGCTCTTCTCATCTCGAAAAGTTTGAAATCATAATTACCGATAAAGACCTCAAGGAAAAGCTTTCTCAGCTTAGCTACCCTTATTTCATAATCGATCTCATGCACTGGGAGAAGCACACGGAAAAAGAAAAGAAGAAGGTTGCTCTTCAGGCGTCTCAAAGCTACGGGGTTATTAGGGACTACCTTTGGGGTGAACGCTTGGCTCTTACGTGGGTCAACGAAGAGTTCAAGGAAATGGCGAACTTTCCGTTAGACAAGATAACTGCCTACGAGGGGCCGACGTGGGAGTTCCTTCGCGAAAAAGGCATAGAAAAGGTTGTACTTCTCGATCCGTGGGCCGAGAAAGACCTGAGCAAAGAGGACTTCTCAGCAGGTGCCTTTATAATCGGCGGAATCGTCGATACCGGCGGAACGAAGAAGAAAACCACTCCAAAAATAGGGGAGGAGCTCGAAAAGAGGGGCATAAAAGTCCTGAGGAGAAAAATCTCACTAAAAGGGGACATAATTGGTGTTCCCGACAGGATAAACCTTATCCTTGAAATCCTGCTCAAAATGGTTGTGGAGGACAAACCTATGGACGATGCTGTTTTGGAGGTTCAATCGCCTCTCCACGCAAAGTGGAGGCTGAGGAAGGAGCTTCCAAAGCACAAGAAGAGGTTCTTAATAGACGGAAAGAAGTTTCTGGTTGTTGAAAAAGAGCTCTTTGATGAGTACTCAAAGTGGCTCAATATAAGGTGGGAAGACTTCGTTCAGGTCTTGAGGGAGCTCGGCTTTGTAGCCCTTGAAAGGAAGAGAATCCAGCATCTTAATAAGATCTCAACTCCCAGGCTAATCAACGGCAAGCTCTACCGGGTTATTCTGCTGAAAAAGGCCATGATGTTGTGCTATAACTGCTGA
- a CDS encoding adenylate kinase family protein: protein MIIAVSGTPGVGKTTVAKLLAERLGYDYVDLREFALKHGVGEMRGEELEVSIDELAYYVERELKGRDVVLDGHLSHLMPVDQVIILRAHPKLIGERLKERGYSKGKIAENVEAELVDVCLLEAIEENENIIEVDTTDKSPAEIVEEILDLLNRGIKRRIGIVDWTKVYDEIIPYLKLGGDDVWV from the coding sequence ATGATAATTGCCGTGAGCGGGACACCCGGAGTTGGAAAAACAACTGTGGCAAAACTTCTGGCTGAGAGATTAGGTTATGATTACGTAGATCTCAGAGAGTTTGCCTTAAAACATGGTGTGGGCGAGATGAGAGGGGAAGAACTTGAGGTCAGCATTGATGAACTTGCGTATTATGTCGAGAGAGAGCTCAAAGGCAGAGATGTAGTACTCGATGGACACCTAAGCCACCTAATGCCAGTTGACCAGGTTATAATCCTCCGTGCCCATCCGAAACTAATAGGCGAACGTTTAAAGGAGAGGGGATACAGCAAGGGGAAAATAGCCGAGAATGTTGAGGCAGAGCTCGTAGATGTGTGTCTTTTAGAGGCTATAGAGGAGAACGAGAACATTATAGAGGTCGACACCACAGACAAATCCCCGGCGGAAATAGTGGAGGAAATCTTAGACCTTCTCAATAGGGGAATAAAAAGAAGAATCGGTATCGTTGACTGGACTAAAGTCTATGACGAAATAATTCCCTACCTAAAACTCGGAGGTGATGACGTATGGGTGTAG
- a CDS encoding RNA-guided endonuclease InsQ/TnpB family protein codes for MKRTVTVKLQPSKAQEEALKELAQISSKVWNRVNYLRRQEFFEGKPIDFNKTEKIVYEEFKSEIGSATVQQIARKNAESWRSFFSLIRNKRNGELPNWFKPKPPNDVKDKGLIVLRNDQYKIEGNKLILKGLGKFKKLKVQFKGRIHLKGKQGRLEITYDPIRRKWYVHISYTVKKRLQEGEWVELPRQPLGNLSAGIDLGVNNLMAVYVENGEGFLVNGRPLKSIAFYWQRRIADYQSKLNKSGAKKSRKLSRMHEKAKLQAKHYINTAVRQTVERLYQLRVSRIIVGYPKGISRNSDKGKKQNYLLSHVWRFNYIIKRLKEVAEEYGIEVIITDEAFTSKTCPVCGRPHEGARFVRGLFKCPATGLVFNADLVGAFNILRKVVKTITPSLSGLSGGRGNWGKALPEGSKTLFSLGLNETPQTFPSLARG; via the coding sequence ATGAAGCGGACGGTAACCGTTAAGCTCCAGCCCTCAAAAGCCCAAGAAGAAGCCCTCAAAGAGTTAGCCCAAATTAGTTCCAAAGTCTGGAATAGAGTGAACTACTTGAGAAGACAGGAATTCTTTGAGGGGAAGCCGATAGACTTCAACAAAACCGAGAAAATAGTCTATGAAGAGTTTAAATCCGAAATAGGCTCTGCAACAGTCCAGCAAATAGCGAGAAAAAACGCTGAAAGCTGGCGTTCGTTCTTCTCTCTCATAAGGAACAAGCGGAACGGGGAACTACCCAACTGGTTCAAACCCAAACCCCCAAACGATGTTAAGGACAAAGGCTTAATCGTCCTCAGAAATGACCAATACAAGATTGAAGGGAATAAACTAATCCTCAAAGGCCTTGGAAAGTTCAAAAAGCTGAAAGTCCAGTTCAAGGGGAGAATACACTTGAAGGGAAAGCAGGGAAGATTGGAAATAACTTACGACCCAATAAGGCGGAAATGGTATGTCCACATCTCATACACTGTGAAGAAGAGACTTCAAGAGGGAGAATGGGTTGAACTCCCAAGACAACCCTTAGGAAACCTTTCAGCAGGCATAGACTTGGGAGTAAACAATTTAATGGCCGTTTACGTTGAAAACGGGGAGGGTTTCTTAGTCAATGGAAGACCGCTCAAGAGCATTGCCTTCTACTGGCAAAGAAGAATTGCTGATTACCAGTCCAAACTCAACAAGTCTGGAGCTAAAAAGAGCAGAAAGCTCTCAAGAATGCACGAGAAGGCGAAACTACAGGCAAAGCACTACATTAACACGGCAGTAAGGCAGACCGTTGAGAGGCTCTACCAGTTGAGAGTTTCCAGAATAATCGTTGGCTATCCAAAGGGCATCAGTAGGAATTCTGATAAGGGTAAAAAGCAGAATTATCTTCTCTCTCACGTCTGGCGATTTAACTACATTATTAAACGTCTAAAAGAAGTTGCTGAGGAGTATGGTATTGAGGTTATAATCACGGATGAGGCTTTCACTTCAAAAACGTGCCCCGTTTGCGGGAGGCCCCACGAGGGGGCAAGATTTGTTCGTGGATTATTTAAGTGTCCCGCAACGGGGCTTGTGTTTAATGCGGACTTAGTTGGAGCGTTTAACATTTTGAGAAAAGTAGTGAAAACGATAACCCCGAGCCTCTCGGGTTTGTCGGGAGGTAGGGGTAATTGGGGGAAGGCCCTCCCAGAGGGGTCGAAGACCCTCTTTAGTTTGGGTTTGAATGAGACCCCTCAAACCTTCCCGTCATTGGCAAGAGGTTAA
- a CDS encoding class I SAM-dependent methyltransferase yields MHELYTVLAEYYDAIYRKRAERVRMEIDFVEEIFKNDAKREVKRILDLACGTGIPTLELAERGYDVIGLDLHEEMLKVARRKAEERGLDVEFFQGDALEITFENEFDAITMFFSSIMYFDEENLKKLFNGVVKALRPGGVFIADFPCWFYEGSNGPIVWDEQKGEEKLVITDWREVEPAFQKLRFKRLVQIIKPNGDTKAFFVDDELQIYTPREMRLLARGHFSEVRIYGNLKRELAPNDRRYWLVGIN; encoded by the coding sequence ATGCACGAGCTCTACACGGTCTTGGCGGAGTATTACGATGCCATCTATCGAAAAAGGGCTGAGAGAGTTAGGATGGAGATCGACTTTGTTGAGGAAATATTCAAAAACGATGCAAAGCGAGAGGTGAAGCGAATCCTCGATTTGGCCTGTGGAACGGGGATTCCAACCCTTGAGCTCGCAGAGAGGGGCTATGATGTTATTGGCTTAGACCTGCATGAAGAAATGCTTAAAGTTGCAAGACGAAAAGCCGAAGAAAGAGGTTTAGACGTTGAGTTCTTTCAGGGAGATGCCCTTGAAATAACCTTCGAGAATGAATTCGATGCTATTACAATGTTCTTCTCCAGCATCATGTATTTCGATGAGGAGAACCTTAAGAAGCTATTTAATGGTGTTGTTAAAGCTCTTAGGCCAGGAGGAGTGTTCATCGCAGACTTTCCATGCTGGTTCTATGAAGGGAGCAACGGCCCAATAGTGTGGGACGAGCAAAAAGGTGAAGAAAAGCTGGTAATTACAGATTGGCGTGAGGTAGAGCCAGCTTTCCAAAAGCTCCGCTTCAAGAGGCTCGTGCAGATAATTAAGCCAAATGGAGACACTAAAGCGTTTTTCGTTGATGACGAGCTCCAAATCTACACCCCAAGAGAAATGAGGCTTCTAGCAAGAGGGCACTTTAGCGAAGTTAGAATCTACGGGAATTTAAAGAGGGAACTTGCCCCAAATGACAGAAGATACTGGCTTGTTGGGATTAACTGA
- a CDS encoding valine--tRNA ligase — MLPKTYDPNEIEPKWQKFWLEEKIYKYELDEKRPAYSIDTPPPFTSGTLHLGHVLSHTWIDIVARYKRMGGYNVLFPQGFDNHGLPTELKVEKEFGISKDQPEEFLKKCIEWTWQAIEAMRNQFIRIGYSADWDLEYHTMDDDYKALVQKSLLEFYKKGLLYQDKHPVYWCPRCRTSLAKAEVGYVEEDGYLYYIKLPIAGENDYIPIATTRPELMPACVAVFVHPEDERYKDKVGKKVKLPIFEREVPILADEDVDPNFGTGAVYNCTYGDEQDVVWQKRYNLPVIIAIDENGRMNENAGKYKGLTAEEAREAIAKDLEEMGLLYKKEKVHHRVLRHTERSSCMAPIELLPKKQWFIKVKDFTDEIVKVAEQIKWYPEDMFLRLKDWAESMDWDWVISRQRVFGTPIPFWVCKDCGEIIPAREEDLPVDPRFNKPPVEKCPKCGSTNLEGVKDVLDCWVDSSITPLVISKWQRDEKWFKHNFPTSLRPQGTDIIRTWAFYTIFRTYMLTGQKPWHDILINGMVAGPDGRKMSKSYGNVVSPEEVIPKYGADALRLWTALAPPGEDHPFKWEIVDYNYRFLQKLWNIFRFAERHIKGFDYEKYKDLELEPLDRWILSRLHRLIKFATEELEKYRFNLLTRELMTFVWHEVADDYIEMIKHCLYGEDEESKLKAKAALYELLYNITLLLAPFAPHITEELYQEMFRDKVGAKSVHLLSWPAYREDRIDEEAEKLGKFASEIIGAMRRYKNSHGLALNAKLKHVAIYATDSYKMLKALEKDISGTMNIEKLEIIKGEPELEERIIEIKPNFKTVGPKYGKLVPKITAYLKENAEEVSRALKEQGKIEFEVDGQKVELNKEDIVIRKAVFSEGEEVETAVVGDAVILFF, encoded by the coding sequence ATGCTCCCGAAGACCTACGATCCAAATGAGATAGAGCCAAAGTGGCAGAAGTTCTGGCTTGAGGAGAAAATCTACAAATACGAGCTCGATGAAAAGAGGCCGGCTTATTCCATAGATACCCCGCCGCCCTTCACGAGCGGTACTCTGCACTTGGGCCACGTGCTGAGCCATACTTGGATTGACATCGTGGCAAGGTATAAGAGAATGGGAGGCTACAACGTCCTCTTCCCGCAGGGCTTTGATAACCATGGCCTTCCAACGGAGCTTAAAGTGGAGAAGGAGTTTGGAATAAGTAAAGATCAGCCAGAGGAGTTTCTCAAGAAGTGTATAGAGTGGACATGGCAGGCAATTGAGGCAATGAGAAATCAGTTTATTCGCATAGGCTACTCTGCAGATTGGGATTTGGAGTATCACACGATGGACGATGACTACAAAGCCTTAGTGCAAAAATCCCTCCTCGAGTTTTACAAGAAGGGTCTTCTTTACCAAGACAAGCACCCTGTTTACTGGTGCCCAAGGTGTAGAACCAGCTTGGCAAAGGCAGAGGTAGGCTACGTGGAGGAGGATGGTTACCTCTACTACATCAAGCTTCCTATAGCTGGAGAGAACGACTACATACCAATAGCCACCACAAGACCAGAACTCATGCCCGCTTGTGTAGCCGTATTCGTGCATCCTGAGGATGAGCGCTATAAAGATAAGGTTGGCAAGAAGGTAAAGCTCCCGATATTCGAGAGGGAAGTGCCCATATTAGCGGATGAGGATGTAGATCCAAACTTTGGTACAGGGGCTGTCTACAACTGTACTTACGGTGATGAGCAGGATGTAGTGTGGCAGAAGCGCTACAACTTGCCCGTGATTATAGCGATTGATGAAAACGGTAGAATGAACGAAAACGCTGGCAAATACAAGGGATTAACGGCTGAAGAAGCTAGGGAGGCAATAGCAAAAGACCTTGAAGAAATGGGTCTTCTCTACAAGAAAGAAAAAGTACATCACCGTGTATTGAGGCACACGGAAAGAAGCTCATGTATGGCACCAATTGAGCTGTTACCAAAGAAGCAGTGGTTCATCAAGGTGAAGGACTTCACGGATGAAATAGTTAAAGTGGCAGAGCAGATTAAGTGGTATCCGGAGGACATGTTCCTAAGGCTCAAGGACTGGGCAGAGAGCATGGATTGGGATTGGGTAATAAGCAGGCAGAGAGTTTTTGGAACCCCAATCCCCTTCTGGGTCTGTAAGGACTGTGGCGAGATAATTCCCGCAAGAGAGGAAGACCTCCCAGTAGATCCGAGATTTAACAAGCCCCCTGTAGAAAAGTGTCCAAAGTGTGGAAGCACAAACCTGGAGGGCGTAAAAGACGTTCTCGACTGCTGGGTAGATTCGAGCATAACCCCCTTGGTCATAAGCAAGTGGCAAAGGGATGAAAAGTGGTTCAAGCACAACTTCCCGACTTCACTAAGACCACAGGGAACAGATATCATAAGAACCTGGGCGTTCTACACCATCTTCAGAACTTATATGCTCACCGGGCAGAAACCTTGGCACGACATCCTTATCAACGGTATGGTAGCTGGGCCGGATGGAAGAAAGATGAGCAAGAGCTATGGTAACGTTGTCTCACCAGAGGAAGTGATTCCAAAGTACGGAGCAGATGCCCTAAGGTTATGGACAGCTTTGGCACCTCCGGGAGAGGACCACCCCTTCAAGTGGGAGATCGTCGACTACAACTACCGCTTCCTCCAGAAGCTGTGGAACATCTTCCGCTTTGCCGAAAGACACATCAAGGGCTTTGACTATGAGAAATACAAGGACTTAGAGCTCGAACCTCTCGACAGGTGGATACTCTCAAGACTGCACAGACTGATAAAGTTTGCGACAGAAGAGCTTGAAAAGTACCGCTTCAACCTTCTCACAAGAGAGCTTATGACTTTCGTATGGCACGAGGTTGCGGATGATTATATCGAGATGATAAAGCACTGCCTCTACGGGGAGGACGAGGAAAGCAAGCTAAAGGCTAAAGCTGCTTTATATGAGCTCCTATACAACATAACACTCTTACTTGCGCCTTTCGCTCCGCACATAACGGAGGAGCTTTACCAGGAGATGTTTAGGGATAAAGTTGGAGCTAAAAGTGTGCACCTCCTCAGCTGGCCCGCTTATAGGGAGGACAGAATAGACGAAGAAGCAGAAAAGCTTGGGAAGTTTGCCAGCGAAATAATTGGAGCAATGAGGAGATACAAGAACTCCCACGGCTTAGCTTTGAACGCCAAGCTTAAACACGTGGCTATCTATGCAACTGACAGCTACAAGATGCTGAAAGCCCTTGAAAAGGACATCTCCGGAACGATGAACATTGAAAAGCTCGAAATAATCAAGGGTGAGCCGGAGCTTGAGGAGAGAATTATAGAGATCAAGCCGAACTTCAAGACCGTTGGGCCAAAGTATGGAAAGCTCGTGCCAAAGATAACCGCTTACCTCAAAGAAAATGCAGAAGAAGTCTCAAGGGCACTTAAGGAACAAGGAAAGATCGAGTTCGAAGTGGACGGGCAAAAGGTTGAGCTTAACAAGGAGGACATCGTTATCAGAAAGGCAGTGTTCAGCGAAGGTGAAGAGGTAGAGACGGCAGTAGTTGGGGATGCTGTTATCCTCTTCTTCTGA
- a CDS encoding molybdopterin molybdotransferase MoeA: MREFKQLTPYRKALEMMLNDLKEIEETEELPLDEALGRVLAEDVVSPIDLPPFDRSAVDGYAVRAEDTFQAREYAPVELEVIDEITAGMESEKEVTNGKAVKLMTGNKMPKGANGVIEQEKVKREGNKIYVLRPVAPGQNVAFKSEDVKKGEVVLKKGRILRPQDLGMLKGLGVKTIKVKRKPRVGIIVTGDELIEEFDEKALNKGKILESNSAMVKALVRQYFGKPVFYGVLPDDEELIGKTIEKAKKECDLVLITGGSAFGEKDYAHKFVNLLFHGCTNKPGRPIGYGERVFVMSGYPAAVFAQFHLYVKYALAKLVGADYKPLKVKAKLKEKVPSSLGRYEFVKVYYENGEAVPIKKKGSGIMSAIVESNAYLEIPEDSEGYKEGEEVWVTLY, translated from the coding sequence ATGAGAGAATTCAAACAGCTCACCCCTTACAGAAAAGCCCTTGAAATGATGCTAAACGACTTAAAAGAAATTGAAGAAACTGAGGAACTTCCTCTTGACGAAGCTCTCGGAAGGGTGCTCGCTGAGGACGTTGTTTCGCCAATAGATTTGCCTCCCTTTGACCGTTCTGCCGTTGATGGATATGCCGTTAGGGCTGAAGATACATTTCAGGCGAGAGAGTACGCTCCAGTAGAGCTTGAGGTTATTGATGAGATAACAGCAGGGATGGAAAGCGAAAAGGAAGTTACAAATGGAAAAGCTGTGAAGCTAATGACAGGCAACAAAATGCCAAAGGGAGCCAATGGTGTCATAGAGCAAGAAAAGGTGAAGCGAGAAGGGAACAAAATCTATGTCCTCAGACCCGTTGCGCCCGGACAAAACGTTGCTTTCAAAAGTGAAGACGTGAAGAAGGGAGAGGTCGTCCTGAAGAAGGGACGTATTCTAAGACCTCAAGACCTCGGAATGCTCAAAGGCCTTGGGGTTAAAACTATCAAAGTAAAAAGAAAGCCCAGAGTCGGGATAATAGTTACAGGTGATGAGCTTATAGAAGAGTTTGATGAAAAAGCCTTGAACAAAGGAAAAATCCTGGAAAGCAACTCCGCAATGGTGAAAGCCCTTGTAAGGCAGTACTTTGGCAAACCTGTCTTTTATGGTGTGCTTCCGGATGATGAAGAACTAATTGGAAAAACAATCGAGAAAGCTAAAAAAGAATGCGACCTCGTTCTCATAACCGGAGGTAGTGCCTTTGGGGAGAAGGACTATGCTCACAAGTTTGTTAATCTGCTCTTCCATGGATGTACGAACAAACCGGGAAGGCCGATAGGGTATGGAGAGAGGGTCTTTGTCATGAGCGGCTATCCTGCAGCTGTCTTTGCCCAGTTCCACCTCTACGTCAAATACGCCCTTGCAAAGCTTGTCGGAGCTGATTACAAGCCACTAAAGGTCAAAGCAAAGCTCAAGGAAAAAGTCCCCTCTTCCCTCGGCAGATATGAGTTCGTGAAGGTTTACTACGAAAACGGCGAAGCTGTACCGATTAAGAAGAAGGGAAGCGGAATAATGAGCGCAATAGTTGAGAGCAATGCTTACCTCGAAATCCCGGAGGACAGCGAAGGGTATAAAGAGGGAGAAGAGGTTTGGGTTACGCTTTATTAA
- the htpX gene encoding zinc metalloprotease HtpX, producing MGVGLWIRTGILMAFLTGLLMAIGYVLGNETGMLFAFIFALVMNFFSYWYSDKIVLTWYRARILEEDEAPELYEIVKGLGQEAGIPTPKVAIVPTETPNAFATGRNPKHAVVAVTQGLLRLLNRDELEGVIAHEISHIKNRDILIQTLAAVLAGAIIMVARWAGWMLWLGGFGGRDRDRDAGSALGAILLIVLAPIAAMLIQMAISRAREYLADETGAKISGKPWALARALEKIEYAVSMRPLKDGNPATAHMFIVNPFRGVSFAELFSTHPPTQKRIERLRKIAEEMGIAF from the coding sequence ATGGGTGTAGGGCTGTGGATTAGAACGGGAATTTTAATGGCATTCCTTACCGGCCTACTAATGGCTATAGGCTATGTTCTAGGCAACGAAACCGGAATGCTCTTTGCTTTTATCTTCGCTTTAGTTATGAACTTCTTCAGCTACTGGTACAGTGATAAAATCGTTCTCACATGGTATAGGGCAAGAATCCTGGAAGAGGACGAAGCCCCAGAGCTCTATGAGATAGTGAAAGGTCTTGGCCAAGAAGCAGGAATTCCCACGCCAAAAGTGGCAATAGTGCCAACTGAAACACCAAACGCCTTTGCAACCGGCAGGAATCCAAAGCATGCTGTGGTGGCAGTCACTCAGGGGCTGTTGAGACTCCTAAATAGGGATGAACTTGAAGGAGTAATAGCCCACGAGATAAGCCACATAAAGAATAGAGACATACTCATCCAAACTCTAGCGGCAGTATTGGCTGGAGCAATAATTATGGTGGCGAGATGGGCCGGATGGATGCTCTGGCTCGGAGGATTTGGAGGGAGAGATAGGGATAGAGATGCAGGGAGTGCCTTGGGAGCAATACTGCTAATAGTTTTAGCCCCAATAGCTGCAATGCTTATTCAAATGGCAATAAGCAGGGCAAGGGAGTACTTGGCAGACGAAACCGGAGCCAAGATAAGCGGAAAGCCGTGGGCATTGGCAAGGGCACTGGAGAAGATTGAATACGCAGTTTCAATGAGACCCCTCAAAGACGGAAACCCAGCAACGGCACACATGTTCATAGTAAATCCATTCAGAGGAGTTAGCTTTGCAGAGCTGTTCTCAACACACCCGCCAACTCAGAAGAGAATCGAAAGGCTCAGGAAGATTGCGGAAGAGATGGGAATTGCCTTTTGA
- a CDS encoding nucleotidyltransferase domain-containing protein: protein MQLIDELRKDFYPFRNKCMGILLYGSHASGESTKRSDIDVCLVRPERGTYEKILEKLGGKYDIKVFEELPLYIQVEIIKNHRVIYGDKLELSEYFYKFRKLWMDMEHRIKENQFSSVKEKVLLRRRFHEKAKILRKA, encoded by the coding sequence ATGCAACTCATTGATGAACTTCGTAAAGATTTTTATCCTTTCAGAAACAAATGCATGGGCATTTTGCTTTATGGTTCTCATGCCAGTGGAGAAAGTACAAAGAGAAGTGACATAGATGTATGCCTTGTTAGACCAGAGAGAGGGACTTACGAAAAAATTCTGGAAAAGCTTGGGGGCAAATATGACATAAAAGTCTTTGAGGAGCTTCCGCTGTATATTCAGGTAGAGATAATAAAGAACCACAGAGTTATTTATGGCGATAAACTTGAGCTTTCAGAGTATTTTTATAAATTTAGAAAACTCTGGATGGATATGGAGCATAGAATAAAGGAGAACCAGTTCTCTAGTGTTAAGGAAAAAGTCCTACTCAGGAGGAGATTCCATGAGAAGGCGAAGATACTTAGAAAAGCTTGA